The genomic segment TGGCCTCTGGATTCCGATACAATCTATACTCTGAATACGGGTTTGATATTGCCGCTGCAAGACATTAGAGCATGTTTAAGTGCAGCTTGAAGCAATagtatttcaaaatttcaactgaAGTAGTGCATAACCTTGCaatgaaaaataattagaaGAAAGAGTGAACATTTGCGGAAATGTTCAGATAAGAAATGACAGTTTctagaaaatttaaaaacatgtcTTAAAAAAGAGCTTGCCGAAAGAGGTATGCTACAAAAGCATGTCAAAATGGAAAAGACTAAAGAGGCTATTACTAAGACAAAGCTAATTTAAAGCCAAACAAAAGTCCAGTTTTTGTAATTCTTTCACACATTTCAGAAACAATATAATAGTCATTAGGATATACAGTAGAACTGCTTTTCTTATTGAGGAAGTAGAACTGGGATGATGAATTCCAAAAATATTGCTTACCCCTTTTAAGAGTTTATATGTGCAGTTTAAAACAAATTAACAAGCTACAAAATAAGCACCTAAAACTTAGATTCCCTAACCCCTGAAAAGTGTTATTTGTGCAAAAGATAAATGCATGACAGTAAAGAAGTTCCAGAAATGATTGAGATAACAAAAACGATACAGAAGAGAAACCATCTCATTGTCTACAACGTGTAACAGTCTCTCCAAATGAAAGTACTTGTGGCAAAGATACGAGTGTAACTTATTTGCGGGCAAGAATAAAAGTTCTTGAGGCATGcaatcttccttttttcttttatagagACTTAGATACAGATGGTGTTGCACGGAGGCAGAGGCATGCAAAAAGTAGCAGTGAATCATGATAAGCCACATAATTAACACTACAAATTCACAGTTGCTTCAACTTACGTTTCAGCTTTTGAATATCGCTCCAAGTAAGTTTGATGGTGAGTATTCCATTTGTTATCTGAAGCTCTGGGATATCTTTAGCAATGGTACTGAATGACGATTGGGCCGCAGTGGTCTTGTCTACCAGATTTATCGAACCGAGGCAGAAGGGTATTCCATCTTTTGTCATTTGGACAGGACATCCAAGAACATCTGCACCATCAGAAGCAGCTTTTGTATATGCTAAATTTGTACAACCAGGATAGTCACCACTTGCTCCTTCAGGTGAAATAATCTGAAGCTTTACTGCAGACCAACAGGAGGAAGAGGGAAAACAAGAGAGAGGACATGGATCAATAACTGGTCGTTTGGTGAACTAGTTATGCATGGATATCATACAGTTAATATCTTACAGTGAATAATAATCTCAGAACTGGTATATGCTGAATGATAGCAGAGATTTTTGTGCAGGGAATTCCTAATATAAGGTTTTTCATCTTTAGATACTGGTATCCAGGTATTGCTAAATGCTAATACATGTAATACTTTTCCACATTGTACTAAGGGGAAAATAATAGATAAATCATGTCAATATTAATCATGCATAGTTTAATATTGGAAACCAATTCTTTATCTGTGTGAGATTTTTACTGGAAATTCTGTCATATTAGTTACAAAGATATTACTTTAGCAATGCAGAGTTTTATGTTACAAAGTAAATGTTGTACTTCTGTACTTAGATTATTTTTGGTTATgcagtcaacccaaatgacccCAAAGAGCAGAAGACAAAAATGATTAGTAAAAGAATCTTAATAGAACTCCGGCAACTAACAATAACTGAATCCTAGGGAAGTTCAAGAACCATGGTCACATTGTTGGACCGTGTTCACGAAATGGTagattagccttacataaccCATAACAACACCAATAGCTATTTTGCCTAGAAAAGTTCAACTCTCAGCTTTGCTTTAGTCTTTCAAAGTTCAACGTGGTATGTTGCATGTGAGCCAAGTTTGACAGGGTAAAGCTCATTTACTTAGAAAATTAAGTTTATCAAATATAAGGTTTCAAATTTTAGGAAATTAGTTCACTCCATGTTCAATTCACTTTTAACCAAAAGTGTGAATAAGTTCCTTTTACTTTCAATCTCCGAATGTGAATATTTGAAAGCTTTGCAAGATAACGTGCATTGTCAAGACTCAAGATTACAATGAGAACATCTAAACACATAAAACAACATAAATCAGTCTGGAAAAGCATGCATATCAGCAGCGTACCTTGAGGTTTATCATTCTTGCCCAAATGAGAGAAGCAATCTGCAAGATTAGAAAAGTTTAGAAACCAGGATAAGTACCAAAGAACAAAGCAGATCAAAGAAGCATAGCGTTTTCGAACAACTCAGAATATACATCAACATTAAATGCAAAAGAGTTCCAACAATAGGTTCATACTTTAATAGGAGGCAACTTAAATGCATATCCTTTTTCGTAGCGTGACACTGAAAAACACTTTATGAAAATACtggtcaaacacaaactgctactATCgcaaaaaacttttttttaaaatcacttTTGATTAGAACTGCACTTCTCATAATAAGCTGATTTTGACAGCTTGACAAAACAGGCCCTAAGAGTAACGCAAAGCAGATAAAAAATACAATTCTTGGAAAAAATATAAACAGTCAACACGACACCTTAAGGAGGTAGGAGGAGTAGCCCATGATTTTTATAAATCTCTCTCGGTGCCCCTATACACCTGATGGAAGACATTATAACTCAATACCCTTAAACAGGTACACCAAAAGGTTGACTTAGATAGCATGATGTGAAAGAATTTGAGCATAAAAACCAAACTTCAAGGCTAAGAGTGGAGTAGCCAAGATCTTTATGAACCCTttagaaccccccccccccccaaacacaCAAATGCCCTTACAcccttcaaaaaaatttaaattacttAAATTTCCTTTTTTCAAGGGCAATGATAGAATACAAATTGGAAAGGAGCATTGAAAGCTTTTCTCAACGAGTTATTATGATTGACAGCCAGATGTAACTCACCTGGAATGAAACAAGTGAAAGTGTGAAAGCAGTAAACAAAGCTTATACTAGCACGCACACTCTCAAGACAGAATCAAACTAGATTGTCACTTACCTATTGATGCAGATGGAGTCATTGGGAAGTCAGATAGCACTCCGTCCACCGAGAACTCACGGTTGTCAATAAACGATAAATACTCAGCTACAGGATCATAGCTATAATTATAAGCAAAAGGTACGTCATTAACAATGTCGCCTGCAAAAATCTCCAGACCTTCCTTATGAGCATCCAAAACGACTGAAGTATGTGGCTGCAAGTACAAGCTGCTGTCCACTGGCCAGATATAGTGTTTGGGAACAAGAATCCCAGAGGCAAAGGTTTTAATAAATGTGAGATTCTTTACTAAAGAACCATATGTTTGATTTGTTGATGGCTCGATATCATCCTTGCCGAGAAACCGGAAAACACGTTTTGTCACGTTTGCATTCAATCGCGATGCGATATTTTGGAGGAAATTCACCTCAGGTGATGAAATATAGTTGACAATGACACTTCTAGCTAGGGAAAGAACAAAGCTTCGCATACTCAGATTACGCTGGCTGTAGAAGGAATCATGCTGGAAATGTATTTGCAGAAGAATGAGTCAATTAGTAGCTATGCCAACACAAATTTAACATACCACACATCAAATGCAGTGATGCACGGTGTGAAAATCACCTTGTTCCTTTTAGATTCTTAGAGAtcgaaaaaaatgaaagtaggAAACAACTAATTACTAAAAGCATTCTGTAATCAAAGGCCTACCTGGATATTCAACCAGAATCCTGGAGGTTTGACTTGGGTAGCTACATCCTGGACAGTAAGAATTTGCTGGGGAGTGCCATCAAATCTAGGCGGTCGTGAATACACTCCTTGTTTCACTGTTTCAGGCATCAGGATTAATCTCTTTTAAGTAGAACTTCAGATCACCAGAGGCTAACTTTCATTAAGCACATAAACAATAAACAGAGCAACATGTTTTGCCATCACATTTACATTTGACATGATCCCTTTTAGTCCTAAGGAAATACACAGAGCAACTCATTTTCTAAAGTGATTTGATTCttcattttaaacataaaattaagATAGTGGTTGCAGGGAGGGGAGAAAATTTTGTGACCAGATATATCATACAAATAATGCTAGCATATTATGATGCAGAAAGACTGCCAATTAGCACTTCATCACAGAGTCAAACTTTTAAAAGATATGACCATAGTTATTCCACTTAACAAAAACCTAGATTATGTTTTTCATCCGTCAATCCTCCGTATTCGAGTGCAAGAAACAAGTTTTGAAGCATGAGTATGTATAAAGAAATGGTCGTATGGTACAACATGCAGTTCGAACATATCAGAATTGTTTTAGAACCAAATAAATGCAGGTATACGTTGGCTTCAGATACACTATAATGGTAGGGGAGTGACTGTACACCTTGTCAGaccagcaaaaaaaaaaaactgaaagcGAAGACAGAGAAGCTAAGCACCGTTTAAAATTCTAAATGAGTAAAGCCCTGATATTAATTCGTTtattaagtaaaataaaaatagtggATAAGCCTCTCAATTACATATAACAGCAAAAACTGGCTGCTTTGGAGTGTAAACCCATTGCCCAAACCAAAATGTAACTGCTGATCCAAACAGccatacacatatatagcaCCATAAAGTCTGAAGCATATAGTAAAAGATGCAAAAGGTCATGAGTTAATCTTACAGATGACACGCATCAAATCCTTGAAGTTGAAATCTACAGAAAACCATCCTTTCTGAGAAACTCCGTTCACTAAGTAGGTACTCTGCTTGTTTTCTAAGAGAGTATCGATGTTAGAAGCATTGTCGAGCTTGATATCAGGAAAACAAATGCCGACCCCGTCTTTTGTGAGTTGAACATCACACCAAGCAATCCAATCAGCCAAGCTAATTGCTGATGCCAACATATAGGCATTGAAACTTGAATCAGGAAGTAACCCAGAAAATCCGCCGCGAGCTATGACTTTTGGTGCATCTCCTGCAAAGCAGAAAGATGGATTTAATCTAAATACAACAATGACAACTAAAGAattttattcatcattttccttctatcttttttccttttcggAGGAGTTAGTTCCGTTTTTTATGGATGAGTTTCTGCCAAACAGTTGCATCAACTACACTGGGAAATAAgaagaaacattttttttttctttcgaatattGAAAACATCTTGGCAagtttctccaaaatctaaagATCACGGGAAGCAACCGAAAATCAAAACTTAATTTTTGGtgagaaatagaaaaaaataatggctttcatataatttttcaacttgatgaaattattataaaaatatagaGATAGGAAATTTTTCTGAAATATTCAAGTCTACTAAACAACTGTTTTAACAGATTTATGGCTGAAAATACTAGTATAAATTAACGCATCCGAAGAACTTATCATGATCTCTTCGATTCCTTTACAACTAATCTGAATTTCCAAAGATATTGTGTAAGAGTTTCAAGTTTAGACTATGAGGAGAAAGGAAAAACGAAGTTACAGCTTAGTGTTTTCCATTTAGATCTTTCATATATGAATTTTCGATGATATTGTAAGCTTATAAAGTCATACACTAAGCTGATTGAGTAGAAATGAAGAATTCCTACGCTTTCACACATTTTTTTCAACTTGAGGAAATTATTacaggaaaaaaagaaattaccGCTGAGTGTTAGCCATTTAGAGGTAACATTGCTAGATCTTTGAGCAGCAACAAATGCAGCTGAGCAACAAAGAAGCAACAACAGCCATAAAACTGAACGCATTTTCCACATAGCCggcaaaggagaaaaaagaagagattcAGTTGATTTGTGTGAAGAACATAGAAAGCAAAGTGTGGTGATTATTGACACTTTCAGATATAGAGCGAGAGGGAGAGTGGGCTATTTTAGGCTGGCATCTTTCTTCCACTATTTATGTATAGTTGTACTTTTGTTAACGCGTCTCTCGctgtattttaaataaatacatcTGTAGCGGCTCGCGTTGGCGGCTTCCCCGGTTGGTTAAATCATTTGGTAGCTGATTTGGAGGTGATTATGCAGGTGTTAAATTCTGTATAAGTAATACTATCATTTTGTTAGCTGATTGGAGGTaataagttattcatgtataaaattaatatataattaataaatatataaaatatgagaGCATCTATATAGTATTATTTAATGCAAAATAGAAGGTGGAATAATGAATATATGGATATAACTAAACCCTATATAACTAATTCTTGCATAAAACTAATCTGTATATTACTAACACTGGAATAGCGCTAACCACCTGCCAAACACAATTTTCACTAgttgaaaaagagaagaaaacacTTTTTAGTAATAGTACCTAGCTTTGACGTGCTCAACCTATAACAAGCTGCCTTTGGCatgctttttctcttttctactTTGGCATGCTTTATTAATGGCGTATTCATTCTCTATGAAGAGagttaaaatgaaacaaaaaatgTAAAAGCTTGATGCACTAATCAATGTTCTTCAAgtacttaggggtcgtttggcgAAAACAAGTTAAGCAAGATTAGTTATAGATAAAATGTAATGCAGAAATTGGTAATGCAGTTTATAATAAGAAGATGGACCTTGGATGAGAATTgttcaaaatcatataaagagATTGATGTTTCATCTCCACAATCCATATCGATGTGGAAACCCGACGGCCTTGCAAGCACAGGACTAGACATCTGTAGCATGGAGAATATAAATGAGAGCGCAACATCAAGTAACCAATGAATTGTGGGTCTAACTCTGATACTATGATaagaaaatggaaattttgtcTAATTCAATTCAAAAGGTAGCTCATGAGACGAGGATTGTTCAAGACTAATTTTTCATCCCCGCACTGATATGAGAACTCAACGGTTTATGCAGGaagagcccgtttggccatgagaattattcatttttttccgaattaaattttcactttatttcaaaatcagtgtttggttataaaaatttcaaatccaACTTGGAGGTTTGATTCCAAAATGTGAAAAGCGCATCAAACCTGTTTTTCAACTCCTCCTTTATGAATTTTAATAATGTATTCTTTTCTCTCCTTTACAAAAGTATAACCAAACAAAActccaatttcaaaaatttcaaacaaactgaaaaatatttgaaatctatgACCAAATGTCTTCTTAGTAATGTAAAAATTGTTATACAGTGAACCAGCAACTGaatatgaataatagtaatatacGGGTTAAATTAATACAACATGACCAAAAAAGTCTTTGCCAAATTTTATAAGTAGATGAATTCTTTACTTCACCAAGAGACCAACCAATCAATATATGCAAATTTTCAATGCTTAGTTTATACCAAAACTAGTTCTCCAACAACCAAACGGGTACTTAAACTGTTTTACTGCCTTATTGATGAAGCTTGTTAAACATAATGAGTACCCGTGGCAGCAATGGCAGTAATAATAACGGAGCCATTTAAGCTGAAGGACCGGCTGACTGGCTATAGTGAGTGGCTTGTTGTGATTGGAAGACAGCTAGGCGGAGACCTAAACATGGGTCAGCGTTCTCTGGCCCCTGCTTACGTGTCACCTTTccaataattaaaataatggATAAATGAAAGGTAGTAAAACTTTATCCGAGTGTTTacacaaaaataaatacatGATTCGTGTTTGTACAGACATTTATATTGTTTAACCATAATAAATAATGCATATTCTTACCATATCagattatttaaaatataattaactaatttttttttttttttactagtttGAATCTTACTCACGGTAAGattattcatttacatatttgatGGAGATAATTAGATAAGTATTTacctaaataaatattatgcCTACTGCCGTTGTATAATAACATCGGAAAAATTGGTAAAGTATCATGAAGTCTCAAATTCAAATCTCAACAAAGACAAATATGCTAGATTATTCTTCTTATctattctattttatttaattatccgATTCCTATTGCTCAAGATGTAAATTAATCAGGTTCACGCAAAGTCATTTCAGACATTAtggttataaaaaataaaaataaaaaaacagagAAGAACGAGCAAAAGGATCAAGTTGTCCGGAGACCCACTTCTGCCCCGACCCATTTAACAAGTCGGGCCTTAGCCTGGGGTCAGGTATATCCACAAATGACATGCCTGGCTTCTTTGCTCCTTTTACtagatagttttttttttttttttaagttatggaTAAGTCCATTAATATTGATGATGATGGAGAAACTAATCTCTTTCATATATTTTAGGGGAATTGCAGCTATTAATTTGTAATTTCAATTCTAACTTCAactttctttttgtattttcttgTTGGTTTTTCCAAACGGGACAACAAGTTGAGATAAAAATGACTACTCAAATAATAGGAAAATACTAGTTCAAATAAAATTCCCCTATAATATCAACCATCAATGTGTGAATTCATATTAGCCAGCTAGTTTTATTAGAATGTTTTTGGCAATTTCTTAGATGTAGGCCACGCAATGAATGATATTATTATCAACACCCTTCGGTCTCGACATGGATTGATGCACATTCCTTTGAAGAGTTTGTGCATTTCAATTTGACCAATTCAGCTAACgcatcaaataattttttatatatattattcgtacattttttttgtttaatatattATCACCTGGTATTTGAAACTCATTATTTGGCAAATTCAGATCGTAGTCACAAGGACCTATCAAAGGAAGGACCGCTATTTAACTCGATACCGTGATTAAAGGTAGAGGGATCTCATCGATCCACAACACCTCTGAGTGGTTTGTACACTTTCCTTGTCCATCTGgaatgtttctttttctttttttgtcttaTTTCCTTACTATTTGTTTGTCCTTCTACGAGTACATGTTCCTTTATATTTGGTTTTGCAAAGTTCGTTACAGATGTAAATTTAATTATATGATACTTTTCATATGAGACCAGTAAAAAATAATATGGGATTTATGTAAATGAAACGCATGATATCTTTATAACATtgatcattttcttctattggCATAATAAGTTACTCCATCTgatctaatttatgtgatattttttgcttttcgaGATTTAAAATGTAAGATGTTTGACCAACATTTTTAGATGTAAATTtgtcaccaaattgatatgagcaAAGTTGTtacttatattatttttcatatagttttcaaatatataaattttaattttaagataTGGAgttaatccaatttagcttcagaGTTTAGTCAATATGACTATCGAAAACTGGGTTTCACGAATTATACTGcattaaataatatttgataacccatgacacaaatatattaGCGGTACAGCCGTACTTATATATCTTATGTCAAAGCGGGTGTTTTTGCACCTTCGTATTGTATAGGCAATTTATTCAAAGTCAGGGATGTAACATAAATCTcaaatataaagaaaagaagtgagAACCACCAATTTTGTAAAAATGATGAACAAACAACAGCTATAAAACAGCAAGCAGTGAGCTACAATGGGAGTCTTTGATGTGACTGACCACTATATTTGTGTCATCTGAATGTTCCAATGTAATAATACACATAACTTTAACTTGTATTCTCGTAGTTGTATTATTGCATCATGGGTGTGTTGGTACGGAGGAAAATGTTGTCTacgaaaaatattttcgtaGAAAATAAGTGATCTTTTTCAAGTATTTGTTTGTGTTTGATAAGTAAATAGATATATTATCtcaagacatgtatatataatttaagtAAACACTACGAAGGTGGAGGTGGGGTGGAGGGTGATGGGGGCTCTGTGGGTGAGCTGAGGATGGGGGAATGGGGGTAGTTAGGGCGGCGGAGGGGTTCGGGGTGGTTGGGTGGGGGATGGAGGTAGGGGCGGGTGTGGGTGGAGTGTTTGGGATATCGAGGGAGACAATTAGTGTTACTTGTGGAATTTATTTTTCCCACTTAAttctcattttcttgatttttaagatatttctttttctaaataaaatattatcaaaatatttgACCAACTAAACATtagaaaattgaaaatatcTTCTAGATGTTAGAATATATAAAAGGAAGTTTTATTGTTAGCGGTAACTATCAAAATTATCTGCATATTTTCCAAAAGCACAAACATGCATGTTACATACTGTAAATCAATTGCTAGTATATAATTATACTTGACTCcaattgtacatatatataatggtTAAGGTTCCCTTTGTTAtctaaaatgaaatatataaatatacaatattaCCTCGATTTCCCTATATGTTCTACCAGtagcggagccagaattttcatccagggggttcaaaaattctaaaaggtaaaTACACGAAGAAATCAGGGGTTCagtatctactatatatacataacaaaataattttaattttaaaaatacaatataatttttcgCCGAAGATGAACTCCTGGAGCCAATGTGGCTCCGCCCCTCTGTTCTACTCCTTAATAGTTAGTTAGTACTGGTCAATCTATTTATAAATAAGATGAACGTGCAGTGTCAACATCATCCATGATCAGCAAATAAACTTTaatgagcttttgaaagctgcactaaatgctacccaaatttgtCATACCAATGGTTTGTTTGGtgccttatttttttaaaaaagatcttattttaaaaaagtgaggtgtttggctaatagattttgagaaaataagtacttttgggaaAGTATCTAGCggttgttaaaaaaataaattttttgcctaaaagcacttttttgaaaagtaattttgagaaaaaatatacataaaagcactttttaaagtCAGCTCAAACACTAATTATTggtcaaaagtacttttttaaattaattggctaAACACAACTGTTTTAGctaaaaatttttttgaaaaatactttttgaaaaaagtactttttaaaataagttgttTTTAGAAGCGTGGCCAAACAGGCTACAAGTGATTATGATACGAGGCAAAAGTATACTACTCTAAAAGGGAAAAGGGCAATACTATATGTGCCTTTGCAAACTGTGATTCAggtttttatatatgtaaatgaaaagTTAAATATATCCAGAGTTTCATGGTAATCATCTCATCTCGATTTGGGTTGGAAGTCCCATTTTACAGATAAAATGCTTCTTATCAAATGTGATTTCATAGTAGAGTTCGGATCAATGGCAAAGCCACACAGATTGAAGGGTGGAGCCACCTCTTTAGCTATGGGTTTGGCAGAACTCAGTAGTTTTGGCTCAAACTCGatatttgtatttaaaatttattttatatgtataaataatatattcaaaacccattaaataaaaaaatttatcgtccaaaactcataaactaaaaATCCTTGGTTTGTCTCTGAGTTGAACACCCTC from the Lycium ferocissimum isolate CSIRO_LF1 chromosome 11, AGI_CSIRO_Lferr_CH_V1, whole genome shotgun sequence genome contains:
- the LOC132037111 gene encoding glycerophosphodiester phosphodiesterase GDPDL4 isoform X2, with amino-acid sequence MLASAISLADWIAWCDVQLTKDGVGICFPDIKLDNASNIDTLLENKQSTYLVNGVSQKGWFSVDFNFKDLMRVILKQGVYSRPPRFDGTPQQILTVQDVATQVKPPGFWLNIQHDSFYSQRNLSMRSFVLSLARSVIVNYISSPEVNFLQNIASRLNANVTKRVFRFLGKDDIEPSTNQTYGSLVKNLTFIKTFASGILVPKHYIWPVDSSLYLQPHTSVVLDAHKEGLEIFAGDIVNDVPFAYNYSYDPVAEYLSFIDNREFSVDGVLSDFPMTPSASIDCFSHLGKNDKPQVKLQIISPEGASGDYPGCTNLAYTKAASDGADVLGCPVQMTKDGIPFCLGSINLVDKTTAAQSSFSTIAKDIPELQITNGILTIKLTWSDIQKLKPAISNPYSEYRLYRNPEARNDGNFMSLADFLTFAKNATSVSGVMINIENAAYLAKQGLDITGAVMNTLSKAGYNNQTAKKVMIQSNDSSVLEEFKKNSYELVYLVDDDIGDIENSTLLEIKTFAKSVVITKESVFPRDDAFLIGQTNVVAKLQSANLPVYVRFFNNEFVSQAWDFFSDSSAELNNHVLGAGINGVITAYPGTAVRYRRNRCLGFKVLPPYMSPAQPGSLLGLMAPQFMPPAEAPNPVLTERDVTEPPLPPVAKINPASDNGSTAAGPNPPPNGQSSLVASILMSSVAILLAMIVVS
- the LOC132037111 gene encoding glycerophosphodiester phosphodiesterase GDPDL4 isoform X1, with the protein product MWKMRSVLWLLLLLCCSAAFVAAQRSSNVTSKWLTLSGDAPKVIARGGFSGLLPDSSFNAYMLASAISLADWIAWCDVQLTKDGVGICFPDIKLDNASNIDTLLENKQSTYLVNGVSQKGWFSVDFNFKDLMRVILKQGVYSRPPRFDGTPQQILTVQDVATQVKPPGFWLNIQHDSFYSQRNLSMRSFVLSLARSVIVNYISSPEVNFLQNIASRLNANVTKRVFRFLGKDDIEPSTNQTYGSLVKNLTFIKTFASGILVPKHYIWPVDSSLYLQPHTSVVLDAHKEGLEIFAGDIVNDVPFAYNYSYDPVAEYLSFIDNREFSVDGVLSDFPMTPSASIDCFSHLGKNDKPQVKLQIISPEGASGDYPGCTNLAYTKAASDGADVLGCPVQMTKDGIPFCLGSINLVDKTTAAQSSFSTIAKDIPELQITNGILTIKLTWSDIQKLKPAISNPYSEYRLYRNPEARNDGNFMSLADFLTFAKNATSVSGVMINIENAAYLAKQGLDITGAVMNTLSKAGYNNQTAKKVMIQSNDSSVLEEFKKNSYELVYLVDDDIGDIENSTLLEIKTFAKSVVITKESVFPRDDAFLIGQTNVVAKLQSANLPVYVRFFNNEFVSQAWDFFSDSSAELNNHVLGAGINGVITAYPGTAVRYRRNRCLGFKVLPPYMSPAQPGSLLGLMAPQFMPPAEAPNPVLTERDVTEPPLPPVAKINPASDNGSTAAGPNPPPNGQSSLVASILMSSVAILLAMIVVS